A stretch of Rhizobium viscosum DNA encodes these proteins:
- the ssuD gene encoding FMNH2-dependent alkanesulfonate monooxygenase encodes MTASSDPINFLWFIPTSGDGTYLGSTDLNRAPEIGYLTQIAQAVDRLGYSGVLLPTGVACEESFVMASALAARTEKLQFLVAIRPGTASPAYYARLATTLDRISNGRLLLNIVVGGSPAELAGDGIHLEHDERYAHADEFFHVFEELLEKGVASYDGKYIKATDARLGFPSVQSPRPPLYFGGSSDAGIDFAVGRVDKYLTWGEPPAQVAEKVQKVRAAAAGKGRDVSFGIRLHFIVRETDEEAWEAADRLIRHLDDETIAEAQERFVKESDSVGQKRMAALHGGRRDKLEVSPNLWAGIGLVRAGAGTALVGSPKTVAARLREYQEVGIDTVIGSGYPHLEEAYRVAELLFPELGIERDEQRLSFNNEFGRKKVFAGGSHGGNLKVVSGS; translated from the coding sequence TCCTCTGGTTCATCCCGACCTCCGGCGACGGCACCTATCTCGGCTCCACCGATCTCAACCGTGCGCCTGAAATCGGTTACCTGACGCAGATCGCCCAGGCGGTGGACCGTCTTGGTTATTCCGGTGTGCTGCTGCCAACGGGTGTTGCCTGCGAGGAGTCCTTCGTCATGGCCTCGGCGCTCGCCGCGCGGACCGAGAAGCTGCAGTTCCTGGTGGCGATTCGCCCGGGTACTGCGTCTCCGGCCTATTATGCCCGCCTTGCCACCACGCTCGACCGCATCTCCAATGGCCGCCTGCTGCTCAACATCGTTGTCGGCGGCAGCCCGGCGGAGCTCGCTGGCGACGGCATCCATCTGGAGCACGACGAGCGTTATGCCCATGCCGACGAGTTCTTCCATGTCTTCGAAGAACTGCTCGAAAAGGGTGTCGCGAGCTATGACGGCAAATATATCAAGGCGACCGATGCCCGCCTCGGCTTCCCCTCGGTGCAGTCGCCGCGCCCGCCGCTCTATTTCGGCGGTTCCTCGGATGCCGGCATCGATTTCGCCGTCGGCCGCGTCGACAAGTACCTGACCTGGGGTGAACCGCCCGCACAGGTTGCCGAAAAGGTGCAGAAGGTACGCGCCGCTGCTGCCGGCAAGGGCCGCGACGTTTCCTTTGGTATTCGCCTGCATTTCATCGTCCGCGAGACGGACGAGGAGGCCTGGGAAGCCGCTGACCGCCTGATCCGCCATCTCGATGACGAGACGATCGCCGAAGCGCAGGAGCGTTTCGTCAAGGAATCCGACTCCGTCGGCCAGAAGCGCATGGCTGCGCTGCATGGCGGCCGCCGCGACAAGCTCGAAGTGTCGCCGAACCTCTGGGCCGGGATCGGCCTGGTGCGCGCCGGTGCGGGCACCGCGCTCGTCGGCTCGCCGAAGACCGTTGCCGCGCGCCTGCGCGAATATCAGGAGGTCGGCATCGATACGGTGATCGGCTCCGGCTATCCGCATCTCGAAGAAGCCTATCGCGTTGCCGAACTGCTCTTCCCAGAACTCGGCATCGAGAGGGACGAACAGCGTCTGAGCTTCAACAACGAGTTCGGCCGCAAGAAGGTTTTTGCCGGCGGCAGCCATGGCGGCAACCTGAAGGTCGTCTCCGGCTCCTGA